A window from Bufo bufo chromosome 1, aBufBuf1.1, whole genome shotgun sequence encodes these proteins:
- the LOC120998931 gene encoding galactoside alpha-(1,2)-fucosyltransferase 2-like: MIFHYNNELQHHPHQIHNRTNQELTGIWTIEPMGRLGNLMGEYATLYALAKLNGHKAYVMPEMYRSLSGIFKITLPMIDQQDFAHNDWINFPLHDWMSPEYKEIANDYVKLTGYPCTWTFVKDEILREFTFHDSIKEKANNYLSKLQEGRGNVTFVGVHVRRGDYLNVMSNVWKGVVADRLYLQTAMDYFREKYQNPLFVVTSNGMDWCKENIDTTLGDVHFSGDGEESSPTHDFALLAHCNNTIMTLGTFGYWAGYLALGETIYLSNFTLPDSEFLNIFKYEAAFLPNWIGIPADLSPLLNQMDDQTKK; encoded by the coding sequence ATGATATTTCATTATAATAACGAGCTACAACATCATCCACATCAGATTCACAACAGGACTAACCAGGAACTTACGGGCATATGGACAATAGAACCAATGGGACGACTTGGCAACTTAATGGGGGAGTATGCCACACTTTATGCCTTGGCAAAACTGAATGGCCATAAAGCTTATGTTATGCCTGAAATGTACAGGTCACTTTCAGGAATTTTTAAAATTACTCTGCCTATGATTGACCAGCAAGACTTTGCACATAATGATTGGATAAACTTTCCTCTCCATGACTGGATGTCTCCAGAATACAAAGAGATTGCAAATGATTATGTGAAGCTTACAGGTTATCCTTGCACATGGACATTTGTGAAGGACGAAATTCTCAGGGAGTTCACATTTCATGATTCCATTAAAGAAAAAGCAAACAATTACCTCTCCAAGCTGCAGGAAGGCCGTGGAAATGTAACATTTGTTGGAGTTCATGTACGCAGAGGAGACTATCTTAACGTCATGTCCAATGTATGGAAGGGGGTGGTAGCTGACAGACTGTACTTACAAACAGCTATGGACTATTTCCGGGAGAAGTACCAAAATCCTTTATTCGTCGTAACCAGTAACGGGATGGACTGGTGTAAGGAGAATATTGACACAACATTGGGGGATGTCCATTTCTCAGGAGATGGTGAAGAATCTTCACCAACCCATGACTTTGCCCTCCTGGCTCATTGTAACAACACCATCATGACACTTGGGACATTTGGATACTGGGCTGGATATTTGGCCCTAGGGGAAACCATTTACCTTTCAAACTTCACCTTGCCAGACTCTGAGtttcttaacatttttaaataTGAAGCAGCTTTTCTTCCAAATTGGATTGGGATTCCTGCTGACCTATCTCCACTTCTGAATCAGATGGATGATCAGACAAAGAAATAA